GTAACCAGTCTTGGTGTCTTCAGGGGGAATTTCGATGAGCCCACGGCCAAGTTCTGTGTGGGATGCGTCACGGAGGCCTTCGACTACCTCCACCGTAAAGGCGTCCTGTACAGAGACCTGAAGCCTGAGAACCTGATGCTGGACGCTGAGGGCTACATCAAGCtggtgagcagctgctgccggggGTGAAGGCCTCCGTCCTCCTGCTCAGAGCATCACTGTCCATGTCTGCTGCCCAGGTCGACTTTGGTTTTGCCAAGAAGATCAGGTGTGGACAGAAGACCTGGACGTTCTGTGGGACCCCAGAGTACGTGGCCCCCGAGATCATCCTCAACAAAGGCCACAACTTCAGCGTGGACTTCTGGTCTCTGGGCATCCTGGTGTTTGAGCTGCTGACTGgcaggttggtgtgtgtgtgtgtgtgtgtgtgtgtgtgtgtgtgtgtgtgtgtgtgtgtgcgtgtgtgtgtgtatgcgtgtgtgtgtgtgtgtgcgtgtgtgtgtgtatgcgtgtgtgcgtgtgtgtgtgtgtgtgtgtgtgtgtgtgtgtgtgtgtgtgtgtgtgtgcgtgtgtgtgtgtgtgtgtgtatgcgtgtgtgtgtgtgagtgtgcgtgcgtgtgtgtgtgtatgcgtgcgtgtgtgtgtgtgtatgcgtgtgtgtgtgtgtgtatgcgtgtgtgtgtgtgagtgtgcatgcgtgtgtgtgtatgcgtgcgtgtgtgtgtgtgtatgcgtgtgtgtgtgcgtgtgtgtgtgtatgcgtgtgtgtgtgtatgcatgtgtgtgtgtgtgtgtgtgtgtgtgtgtgtgtgtgtgtgtgtgcgtgtgtgtgtgtatgcgtgtgtgcgtgtgtgtgtgtgtgtgtgtgtgtgtgtgtgtgtgtgtgtgtgtgtgtgtgtatgcgtgtgtgtgtgtgtgtgtgtatgcgtgtgtgtgtgtgagtgtgcgtgcgtgtgtgtgtgtatgcatgcgtgtgtgtgtgtgtgtatgcgtgtgtgtgtgtgtgtgcgtgtgtgtgtatgcgtgtgtgcgtgtgtgtgtgtgtgcgtgtgtgtgtgtgtgtgtgtgtatgcgtgtgtgtgtgtgtgtgtatgcgtgtgtgtgtgtgagtgtgcgtgcgtgcgtgtgtgtgtgtatgcgtgcgtgtgtgtgtgtgtatgcgtgtgtgtgtgtgtatgcgtgtgtgtgtgtgtgtgtgtgtgtgtgtgtgtgtgcgtgcgtgcgtgcgtgcgtgcgtgcgtgcgtgcgtgcgtgtgtgtgtgtgtgtgtgtgtgtgtgtgtgtgtgtgtgtgtgtgtgtatgcgtgtgtgtgtgtgtgtgtgcgtgctccaGGACCTGGCCGCTGAGATGAAAGCCTgaccctctgctccctcctcacaGTCCTCCATTCTCAGGGAGCGACCAGATGATGACCTACACTTTCATCTTGAAAGGCATCGAGAAGATGGATTTCCCCAAGAAAATTACCAAAAGACCGGAAGACCTCATACGGAAGCTGTGCAGGTCCAGGCTCACGCTGACACTGCGCATGTATCAGAACAGAAGAATCCACGGGTCACAGCACTGAACCACGTAACTCTGACATATTTGGCTGTTTGGCTCTGAACTTTGGCTTTTATTGAACTTCACAGGCGAAACCCCTCAGAGCGACTGGGGAACCTGAAAAACGGGATAACGGACATCAAGAAGCACAGGTAACGGCGCCGacgcatgatgatgatgatgatgatgatgatgtcagtgGTTAGAACGATGAAGACTCACGGCCGCTTCATGTGTTTGAAGGTGGTTTAACGGCTTCAACTGGGAGGGGCTGAAGGCCCGGACGCTAGCGTCTCCTCTCCAGCGACAGGTGAGTGCAGCCGTGAGCGGGAGGTTGCGCGTTCCACTCCGACCTTTTCTCACCTTCTCtcgtcctgcagctcagcggaACGGCGGACCACAGCTACTTCGACGTGTACCCTCCGGACGAGGACAGCCCTCCTGACGAGCTGTCCGGCTGGGACGTGGACTTCTGAGGCCCGCGGCCGCAGTGCGCTGCTTCCTGCCGACGCCGCAGCCCATCAGTGAACCTTAAAGCTGAGATCTGTGACCGTTCTCCACAGTCGCAGCTCTGATGAGCACTGGACTAAGTTCACACAACTCAGTCCCAGTGGGAGTGTTTGATGGCGGGAGGCTGCAAAAACATCTGGGTTGAATAACAGGAACACGTTCAAATGTTTGGCTTAAAGAGCAGTGAGGAGCCGTCAGAAGAATGGGTGAAGCCAAAGTAGACGCTCTGTGTTGattccagcttcagcttcaggaacTCGCTCTACACAGTGACCAACTGTGGCTCCAGCTACCGACGCTTTAAACAGACTAGTGTCACAGTCAATCACTGGTCTGACACTGGAGGAACCTCATCGGGGTTTGTTGACGGCTCCAGATGTGGAAGATCTGTTTTTACAGACGAGGGAAGTGTTAAAAAGCCGTGTTCTGCTCCGTTCGTCAGGTTCATGATAACACAGCGTTAGCGTCCACTGAACCTCAGTCACAGAGTGACACAGAGCGAGCTGAGGCCGAGCGAGTCCGCTCTGAGGAGAGTGAGAGACCTGAGGGTCCGCTGGACGGGACCGAATGTCAGACGAGTCCCTTCACTCTTACAGTGTGAGCACTGATAAACAGCtgcactgcctccacagtgtctCTGCATGAGGAGTCACCCACCACCAGGAGCGCTGTCAGCGCACAGGCCGTGAATCAGGCATCACAGCCTGCAGGTCGCTGTAACATGTGTGTCGCGTGTTTGCTGATCGCGTTAGTTTAAAGCTGCGGAACCAAAACGACGTCAGAAGGAGGTCCAGCTCTTTCACAAAACTTACTCCTTCACCATCATCCAGTTTAAGATCTCTCCATTCACAACAACCTGCCTCAGACTCACTCCTACCCCGTAACGCTCCAACTGGCTGTGAGCAACATCTGAGGAGATCAGGAGAATAAAACcaaacccagacacacacacacgcgcgcacgcacgcacgtatgcacacacacacgcgtacgcgcacagacacacacgcacagacacacacgcacgcacgcacgcacacacgtatgcacacacacacacacacgcacgcacgcacaaacacacacacacgcgtacgcgcacagacacacacgcacgcacgcacgtatgcacacacacacgcgtacgcgcacagacacacacgcacagacacacacgcacgcacacacgtatgcacacacacacacacacacgcacacacacccacgcacgtacacacacacacacacacacacacacacacacacacacacacactgtacatactAGAACCAGTGAagcctctgtgttttattacCTTACAGTTCATGTTAGATACAGAGGAAATAAAGTTCCtgtttgactttgtgttgttgctgatTCTGTCCTTTAAAGCACAGAAACTCTTGCTGGATGTGATGCATGACTTTATTTGTTCCTTTGAAGCGGGTCAGAGCTACGTGTCCATCACAGGAATAAAGAAGCTTCACCTTCCGTCCTGCTCTCACCTCTAAGATATGCAacatacacaaaataaatagaTGTAGGTTAAAGGTCATTTCCATATACAAATATACTTTATGAAGCTTATTGTACAAGCGGCACCTACATCGTAACATTTACACAACAGTGGAGTGAGCGAGAGCTCAACGCCCGACGCGTCCACTCCATGAAGCAGGAGTCAAGGTCAGACCTGAGCTCTGAGACGCCCGACGGCAAACAGGCGAGAGAGGCTTCGACATGTGCTGAGCTATATACAGAAAATGTACAGGTAAATGGAAGGGATGCTGCTATAGGTGCTCTGAATAAATACTTGATTTGATGAACTGACAATAAGGCACGAAAAAGGAGTGGTCACGACTCGACTGCTCCTGCAGGTTCAGCGTTACCTATGGACCGGTCCCATGACTCATATCCGCTCTGTGGTCGGAACCAATGCACGCAGCTCATGCTGCTTTCGCTGTCGCTGACTGGAAGTGGAACGGATTTTAAACTCATCTGTTTATCTGATCTTTGTTCTGGTGTCCGGTCAAACGCGTCCATCTCGACGTGGACGACTCAGTGGAGCAGTTCTTCTCGTCGCTGACTTCATTCCTTTATGTTCAGGCCTCTGATTCTGTCTTCAAACCCGTCGCGTCCCGACTGAACGTAGCTTAATCTTCTGCTTCTAATAAACTCTGTACAACGAGGGCAGTGACCTGCTGTGTGTCTTCGTCTACTTCACCAGTTTGGCTTTGGAACCTAATACGTCTCTCTATAGCAGCCAAGCCAATAATTATACAATAACTTCTCATATAGTGAATATCAGTGATATTACAGACATAAATACAGACGCGTAGTAATGAAAACCATGCAAGTGTGAGCGGAAAGAGGCGTCACTGAGGTCTTGTCCTAAAAAGTGATTGTTCCTTCACTTCTCGTCTCTTACGCCTCAGTTAGTACTGGAGGATCTTAAAATGACTTTACGATCGTGCGCACTGTGAGATGCGCGATGGGTACGTGAGCAGAGCCAGTGGTGAGTTCTGAGGATGAGCCCCTGCAGCACAGGCTCAGCGCTGGGTGTGGGGAGTCTGTGCGGCCACGCGGGGCTCCTTTGACTGCTCTGACTGGGGTTCGAGGGCAGAGCGTGAACTATCTGCAGGCGCAGGAGTCCACGGTCATGTTGGGATACACCTTCAGCACCACGTTCTTGTCCTCGTCGAAGAAGAGGATGCTGAGCGACGACATCTTCTCGGGCACGCAGCAGGGCTCGGGGACGCCGGGGACCACGCCCACGGCGCGCACGATGCTCTGGATGGTGGCGTGGTTGGAGGGTCTCAGCGCCTGGAACAGGGAAAAGCAGTGGCCACGTTCAGACATCACAGTCAGTGAAGCCgcattcacacagaaacacgatTCAGCTCTGAGCTACTGGACGCATCACATCAAGGCTATTAATCACATCTTGTCTCCAGCCGTCCAGGAACCCATGAACAGACAGATGTGTGACGGCAGATAATCAGCTGATCTCACGCTAGAGGGATGTGATGCGTAAACCAGCTCTTCATGCTGCACATTCCACCATGAGCCTGACAACggagcagctccatcacaggATGAGCAGCCaacctgggtgtgtgtgtgtggggggggggggggggggtcgctgccCTGGGCTCCACTGCTGGCACTAATTAGTGCGACTACAAAGGCCGGAGACTCTGAGGTAATGAATTAAGCTGATAAAAACATCCATTCCAGCCATGTTTCAAACTGGAGTTTAAACTGGAGTTTAAACTGGATTCTCACGCTCCTGTGACTGAACTCTTCACACGCCACCACTTTAACTGGAGCCTGTTTAACCTCACTTATCTACTGCACACATCTAAACAGCCAAGCACCCATGAAATGTGTTCATCCCTGTGCCCAAACGCTCAGAGCGCTTTACTGGGAACCATCCGGTCCGAAGCCCAAACGAACCGCTACAGAGACACCGTCGTTGGGCCTGGCGCCTCACCTTGGGCATGGGGAACTGGCAGGAGCCGGAGCAGTAGTAGGCGTCGAAGGACTTGGGAGAGATAATCCACTCGCTCCACCCGATGTCAGCGAAGTCCACCTTCAGGTACCTGCGGGCGCAGTTCCTGGGCTCGTTCCACTGCTTCTTCCGCGCCTTCTTGAGGGTCTGCTCGTCGAACTGCAGCAGCGGCATCTTGTGCCGCGGGTTCTTGCGCGGCTTCTTGCGCGGCCGGCGCGGCGGCTTGTCCTCCGGGGGCTGGTAGGGGCCGGGCTGGTCCCAGGCGGCGGCCTCGTACGGGTACTCGGGCCCGGGCAGCTCGTTGTTCTGCAGGGGGAGCAGGACGCCGACCGAGCGCCTGCTTCTGGGCGGCTTCTGCTGGGCCGCCGTGCCGTCGCTGCGCCCGCGGGGCCCCGGCTCCTGGGGGCCGCGGGGGGAGCCGTCCCCTCCCACCGAGTGTCTCTGGAGCGTGGCCACCACGCTCTCGGGCTCTGAGATGGCGGAGTCGTTGGCGTAGACCAGGATGTAGGGGGGGCGCTGGCACAGCAGCGTGTTCCAGGGCCGGGGCCCCTGCGAGGCCACGTCGATGCCGATCAGCAGCTCGCGGTGGCGTTTGGCCTGGTTGACGGCGTGCGTGATGTCCTTCCACTGCCAAGATTTGAAGTCTTTGTGGAGCGTGGACACGTTGATCTGGAcgcgtcccagagtcctcatgTCGTCGTCCCCAGAGCCGAAGCTCCAGATGAGCATGTGGATGTGGCCGAGGCCCCGCGGCCCGTGGCGCGCGCGGCTCCTGGGCCGGGAACAGCCCTGGGTGCTGTTCTGCAGGCCTCCTGTGTAATAGTGAAGAGTGGCGGAAAGGACATCTTCTGATTTGGCCAGAGAGGTGAGGTTGAAGATCTGCAGCGGCTTCTTATTTATAGTTCCTGTGGATACGAGGAGGAACACTATTTACACACACGAGCAGGATTTCAAAGACAAACCAAGACGTTTCCTAAGCTCGAAGGGTGTTTCAGCCAAATGTTCGCTCCAGTCAGTCCTGTGTTGGAAGTGAACTAAAGGGAAACGGGTGATCTTTAAAAAACTCACGATTAAGTTCAACAGCAACATCTTATTTACAGAAACGGGAATAATTCACGATCTTTCTGCGTATAATCGGATTCAGGTGAGTGCTATACACGTATCGAGCCACAGGAGGCGCTATAATCTAACAAACGGCTCATCACGTCCG
Above is a window of Betta splendens chromosome 9, fBetSpl5.4, whole genome shotgun sequence DNA encoding:
- the bmp3 gene encoding bone morphogenetic protein 3, with amino-acid sequence MARRPWSAAVMLYGWTYLCVASCAMLKADTFPERRHLDFTHSLDKKHHVKELQDLLLQDTMTEHMQMLYTKYNRAGFPFKDGNTVRSFKAHRGTINKKPLQIFNLTSLAKSEDVLSATLHYYTGGLQNSTQGCSRPRSRARHGPRGLGHIHMLIWSFGSGDDDMRTLGRVQINVSTLHKDFKSWQWKDITHAVNQAKRHRELLIGIDVASQGPRPWNTLLCQRPPYILVYANDSAISEPESVVATLQRHSVGGDGSPRGPQEPGPRGRSDGTAAQQKPPRSRRSVGVLLPLQNNELPGPEYPYEAAAWDQPGPYQPPEDKPPRRPRKKPRKNPRHKMPLLQFDEQTLKKARKKQWNEPRNCARRYLKVDFADIGWSEWIISPKSFDAYYCSGSCQFPMPKALRPSNHATIQSIVRAVGVVPGVPEPCCVPEKMSSLSILFFDEDKNVVLKVYPNMTVDSCACR